TTATATATTTTGGTTTTATTCCTAATGATCGTAGATAGTTATCACATATCTTATTTGGTCTTGATTTGAGTAATTTAAAATCTTAAACAATTGAGTTATATAAATCCAATTATTGTTTTTTTTGAGATGACTATGGAGATTAAAACTGAAGATTACAATATTATTTATGACGAAAGATCTCACAACGTTGTCTTTGACGGTTCGCTACGCCTCAATGGTGGAGAGGAATATGCCTCTATTTGCGAGTTGTTAGACAGTATTGCTCAACAAGAACCAGAAAAGATTGTTTTAGATTTAACAAATTTGAGTTTTCTTAAC
This DNA window, taken from Pleurocapsa sp. FMAR1, encodes the following:
- a CDS encoding slr1659 superfamily regulator, producing MEIKTEDYNIIYDERSHNVVFDGSLRLNGGEEYASICELLDSIAQQEPEKIVLDLTNLSFLNSSGISILSKFVIKVRKSKNIQMLVIGAKKNPWQGKSLKNLQRLMPSLKLELE